The nucleotide sequence ATGATGAGTCCTTAGTTTTTGTGTATCTGTTCCTGGAAACTATGCATTTAGGGATGTCTCCCATAGTTAGGGGTCCTCATTAATTGTTTATTCATGCATTGCTCTTTTTTCTATCTCTTTCTTTTGATTATTGGACTATTtcaaatcaatataattggtaATTTTGATTTGACTTAAGATCCAATCTCACAATTTGCATGCCActcaattttgattttgccaTTTTTATATCATGGTCATATTAGTGTGGCTGttaatattagaattttttaagaatatattgTTGAATATGATACTCTTTTCTTATTGAGGAGCAATTTTAGTTGTTCCCTAACTTTATTATCATTCCTCTCCATTTTGTTTAATGTAACATGCTCATGTGTTTTTGCAACAGAATCATTCGTGAGAGTTTTCTATTGGATTCTTTTGTGATGTAAAATTACTCAAGAGTATAAGTTATTTTGGAATAGAACATTGTATTAAAGTAGAGCCAATCAAATGGAATAGTACATTGTGTTAAAATGGAGCCAAATCAAATATGATCCTTGATGCTGATAATAACAATTCAGAATGGTGTTATAGCATATGTACTTAcaaaagtgcttatgtataagttacATATTCTGTTGTGCATCAGACATATTATTTTATCACGTTATTAtaatattactatttttttatatagatagACAAAATGACAATAACATTTGAAAACTCACATATAAAAATGGACGAGTCGGGGTTTCAATCCCGATCAAGGTGTCGGTCtagcaatttcaacatttttcttaaaatattgtGATGCATACTCGGCCTGAGACTTTAAAGACATAAGGTCTACCTTTGGGCCATGTGTGTATGTATCTAAGACCAAATACGGGTAGTGATACATGGGCAAAGTTATTATGCGTAAgtcatttccttatgcaccctgcataaacacttcacaaccatcagatttaGAATATATTTCACCGATCAGGCAACTTTCTTCCTTTCTCCACACTAATTTTGCAGTGAACTCATCCAATGCAAAAGAAACAAAGCTCGATCTGAACCAGATTGGAGGAAAGCAACACGAACGAGGCTGGCAAGCAACTGTTCGTTTTCGTTGAAATCGAAGCTCAACAGCGACAACTCTCTTTCTCTGTAACTGTCTCGATCGTGACCACGGCCACGGTCCCGATCCCGGCGGTCGGAATCAGAGGGTTTGGGATCGGAGGAGCGGTTGTTGTTATTAGTGGAAAGGAGAAGTTCTTCTTGGTCGCGTTTGTGACCGGCGACTTGATTGTGGCGGCGTTCGAGTGCTTGATCGAGGCTTGAATCCGGGCTTTGGGTTTGGTTTAGGTGACCTTGGCACTAGCCGATGGTGGTCGCCTCCTCACCCGAGGCTGATTTCCGGCGGTTCTATTTTCAATTGCACCCTGCTGgatcaaagaaaacaattaagtacatctaatggttttggagtacgagtcacagaaaccatttccacaacaaaatggttttggagtccaactcacagaaaccatttccactgcaaaatggttttggcataatgagctgggatttatgcagggtgcataaggattccTTATGCATGATAACCGCACCCGTGATACATAGACCACCTTATGTGGCATTAGTTAACGATCAAATCTCAAGATTGGTGTTTCTATTCATCTTCTCACATGTTCAAAACACTTCAGATTCATTTCAAGAATTGTTACTCCTGAGTTCTACCTACTTCCTCTCTAATAGATTCGTTTATGATCTTATTTGGTATGACCATTCAtcgaaaaacaaaaatatcaaataatggTATAtgctctcttttttttcttcctgagAGGAGGCTATCTTATGCTCTTGTTGATCCTTTATCACCCAACACTCAGTAGTACACATCAAGTAATGAACAGTCAATGCTGTTcggttttatttttctgaaaaCTACTTTCTTCACCTTTTTTCCTTTGTATCACAACAATGACAATGTTAGGTAATATAAGCATATGCTGTTTCTATTTATCTGTGACATAAAATGCATGAACCCCTAACCCCTATTTTAATCCTCCAAAGATAAAGACTCCATCAGTCCATTATACTCAATCCAACAAAGATTAAACAATTTAAATATGTCACTGGatgcaacaaataaaaaatcatggCATTATGGCATATATATGGTAGAAACATGGCGgatataaatagaaaaaaaagtgCAGAAAAGTATATATGAACATATGAGAAGTGCAATGAATAATGATAAACTACTAACCAGATGTTGGAGGTTTATGCTGCGTTTAAACATCTTCACTTTTGCTTTAAAAAACCTCTTAGGACTTGTGTATATATAACTTCGTAGGAGTTTGAAAAACTGGTCATGCTTTTTCCTGATGTATTGTTCATGGTGAACTCTAGAAGACTCGTCGTAGTTTAGGGGGATTTTCATCTTTATGGCAGACAGGGATTAAGAGTGTGTGTGTTAAGATACTCATGGAAGTGAAAGGAAGATTGtgtttttttgtgttgttttattttatgatcaAATCTATTTGATTGTATTTTATGATCAAATCTATTTcattgtttcaaaaaataaatcaaataaaaaagattttgaataaatttaaatatgattgtATCACGTTTGAGTGTTGTTGATATGATATCGATTGGTGGTAATTAATACAACTCTCTTTTTGGAAGGTCAAGGGAGGCTTCAGccaatttatgcatgaatgaattATCGTGTCAATTTGATccataaactaataaaaatcatatgaaGTTTATAAACTATACTCCTATCCATTTTGTTGGTCTCttttgaaggactaaattgatgatgAAAGTATAATTTAATGACATTTtagttaattttaatagtttaaaGATTGAAGATTATTGGTGATAGAATGataatttaaaaactatatTGATTCTTTGTTGCTTccgaaccttttttttttttttttttttttttctataaataagtggtttttggTATTcacattaaaatgattttttatatctttatttattaattttgttaggtctgcagcaatttaacctaatttttttccactcatttgctttattacgtttgcaattatttaacctaacaaattccatctaaaaaatgCAACGCACCAATTaattcattcctatcctcttgcctctttttttttaaggaaatattttctacacttatttatgCTGCACGTTTGTTCTATAAACTATaagcatatcaatgatcacgtttgatgccttttattttatacttttttttttacaattttttgtacactttcttatataaggaaatattttgtacacttatttaataaaaaaaaaatgcatcgcgcCAATTTCATCTTATcctcttgctttttttttttgaaggaaatatttTCGACACTTGATGTTGcacgtttgttctagaaactatgagcatattcttatttattaattttgttaagtctgcagcaatttaacctaattttttcccgttcatttgctttattaggtttgcaattatttaacctaacaaattccatctaaaaaaatgcatcgcaccaatttcattcctatcctcttgccttttttttttaaggaaatattttctacacttatttgatgttgcacgtttgttctagaaactatgatCATAtccttatccttatttattaattttgttaggtctgcaTCAAtataacctaattttttctcgCTCATTTGccttattaggtttgcaattatttaacctaacaaattacatcgaaaaaaatgcatcgcatcAATTTCATtactatcctcttgccttttttttttaaggaaatatttactacacttatttgatgttgcacgtttgttctagaaacgataagcatatcaatgatcacgtttaatgccttctattttatacttttttttggatttattttttttttgacaattttttatacACTTTCttatttaaggaaatattttgtacacttatttaatattaaaaaaaggcaaattctatggtacacccaatatatttgagtgtattgaTACACTcgctctttaaattaatagttaaatgagttgtttttttgaagaaaaatattattttttatcatttataattataataactaaatcttattcataaaaaatgtcaacaaaataaaattattattttttgaatttttttcgctcataattgagaacattaattattttttacgataatatgtaaaaaaaattattatgattgttataaataatgaaatgatgttttttttatttatttttatgaaatgatgttctataaaatataactaTTGACAAAGagctatttattacataaaaaatgatcgttaatttataaaattatgaaacaggagtaccggtacacctcactttgtgagtgtaccgtagatgttcccttaaaaaaatggatcgcatcaatttcattcatatcctcttttttttttttgctatcctcttgctttttttttttttttttgacaatattttgtacacaatactagaaaaattcatcgcactaatttcatgccttttttttttacaatattttgttcacttttttttttaaccaatttcatgcctttatttcattcctatcctgttgcctctttttttttacaatattttctacacttatttaatacgtttacaaacTGAATACCAtaatttccatgcaaactcggctaccctaatttccatgtaaacttggttatatataccaAGCCTTAAACGTGTTTCTctctaaacaaaacaaaaaaaccttaaaccgtgtaaaaatttcacacaacacaaaattcatatatttttatatttagaaCTTTGCAAATGGAAAGACGTGACCTTagaacttatttttttcaccgttaccaattatatattgcattttattattcgtatgttAAATCCTTTACAATAAACCCTAGCGGAGCACGGgtcaaaaatctatttttaattaaaaatagtgttttttttttttaccatgttgtatttaaacttattttgaaTCGATGAGTTGAGGAAAAAAATAAGTGGTTTTGAgggaaattttttttgttgtatttaaactttattttgaatAGCTACAACGAATTTATCCAAATAGAAAATGTTGGCCTTTTAAACACATGATTAGGAGATTCCTAAGTTGTACCTacaacatgataaaaaaaaaaaacacatgatttGGCTGTCATACTTGATTTTCGaggtttaaaattgattttaacatgttCGATTGTTTTTgcatagaattgattttgcttaaaaaaaataattctaacttAATGTtatgattcataattttttatgataaaagtgattttaaggtaaattttattattcaaatCACTTTTGTGTTCAACTTACTTATAAGTAAAATCAACTCATTagatttcaatatttttcaccACCGAACCAAAGATGCACTCGATTGATACAAATAGCCACATACACATGTAATATACAAGcttttatttttccaaattaACTTTCTTGCAAGTATGCAAAATGAAAAAGCACTCACTTAGATTTTCCATTACTTATAGTACAAGTAAGGAACATTATTACATTCTGGTAAAACTAACCTCTTGAAAAGAGAAACAAATATTTCCTAGTAGTTATCACATTTCTAAAAATCCTTCCACAGCAGAAGTAAGAAATGATTTGCTACCCTTATTCCTAACAGAGCAATTAGCTCGAATCTCTCCTTTAGTTCCAGTCAAAACATTAAGCTGCCCCATTTTAAGCATAGCAGCAACAAATTTCTCAAAGAACAAAGATTGATTCACAGCAAAGTTAGTAACAATATCCTTAGTCCTCTTATCAGTGTACAAATCTTGGTCTGAAGTAAAGAGACCCTGATGGTTCATAAGATCAAGGTAGTATTTATTATCAAATTTGTTGGGACTACGAAGTTTTTCGATTATCTTGAAGGCCTCTTTCCTAAGACTCAAGTTTGGTGGTGCATCTTTCTCACTTGGCTCACTTGCTGATCCATCCAATAATACTGATCCATCACAACCctgcattttcatttttttaatccatAAATAACCAAATATAATAAGTTTGGATTTCCAAAGTTAGCTAATTTAATCACCACATATGCTAATTACAAGCATTGTAATGCTTAATTAGTATTGTTTATAGTATAAGCTGATCCTAACTAATTAAGCTAAATATACATTAAATGTATTTACCTGGACAAAGCAGGCATGGAAGTGAAGGCGACGAAAGCCAGCAGCTTGACCAACATCATCATTGAAGATCTTTTCTGATGATAGATTCAAGCTTAGGACATTTTGAATCGTAGAAGGTCCATGATAGTCCCTTCCTTAACTATAGGAGGAGGTTTGGCTTGTGCTTCAGACACTTTGATGTgggaaaatgaaagaaaggtAAGAATTAGAAGAAAGGTGAAGAAAGCACTCCTACAAGAAGCATAAGCCATTGTGATATGTAAAAGTTAAAAAGATAATGATTCAGATGTAATAGCCACACTAGTATTTATAGTAATATGGTGTTGTTGGGTGTACATGGATATATTGTTGAGATTTTATCTTCATATCTCTCTCTATAATCTCCTTAGATTAAGGGATTGTACAGTTGTATGctttatttgtttttcctaATTTATAGCCTCTGATATGCTAATTCACTCCTAAGTTGTAGCTTATTTGTAACAATATATATTGATGGTATGTACCCATCTGATTCATTGAGAAAGTATCAGTAATAAAATACTTCTTTCTttcaagttggtatcagagcgatacctatttttttcttttcgaaaCCCTAGCCAAAATgagtgaaaaaaatattgaagcaTCTGGAATAAAATCAATTCCAGTTGTGGTTCAATCTGAAGGCGTTTTTAATGCTGGAATCGTTCTTGATGAATCAAACTATGATGTTTGGTCACAATTGATGGAGATGCATATTGCTGAAAGAGAAAAACTCTCTTATATTAGGGGCAAAATGAAGAAACTTTCTGAAACTGATGATGGGTATGAGAAATGGTATGCTGAAAATCAGAAAGTGAAGAGATGGTTATTGATGTCCATGAAACCTGAAATCATGAAGAGGTATTTACGTATACCTACTGCCCATGAAATATGGAGTGCCTTGTCGAAGGCATTCTACGATGGAAGTGATGAATTGCAGGTCTTTGCATTGAATCAAAGGGCTTTTGCTGCTAGACAAAATGGAAGGCCTTTATCTGAATACTATGGAGAACTAGTTGAGATATTTCGAGAATTGGATCATCGGGATACAGTGATCATGAAAGATCCTGATGATTCAATTGCATATAAAAAATCCACTGATCGATTGAGGGTCCATATATTTTTGGCTGGGTTGGATGGCACTTTCGAGCAAGTTCGTGGGGAAATTCTGCGTAGGGATCCGATTCCAGGATTGGAAGAATGTCATGGCTTGATTCGGCGAGAAGCTGTGCGACACGCTACTCTAAAGGGGGAAACTAAAGACTTTGAATCTGCTGCAATGATGACTCGAAATCGACAAAGACCAAGTAAAGGTACAGACAAATCTGCTTACAAGTGTACCCACTGTGATCAAACTGGACATTCCAAAGATCGCTGTTATGAACTTGTGGGATATCCAGAGTGGTGGGATCACAGTCGAGCACCTAAAAAGCGGGGCTCTAAGAATGCTTtcgctgctgctgctgctgaaACAAATGCAAATGATGACAATGGAAAAATGGGCTTATCATTGGTGACAACAACAAATATTGATGGTAAGGCTCTAAATATCTCTGCACCTGTTTTAGATAATATATGGATAATTGATTCTGGTGCTACAAATCACATAACTTTTGATTCTAGACATATTGCAAATCTTAAACCCTCTTCACAAAAATCCATTTGTACTGCTAATGGTAGTGAGGCCTCAGTTGTTGGTGAAGGGTCTTTATCTCTCACTGAAACTTTAAATCTTGACTCTGTTCTAGTTGTCCCATCTTTAAATCATAACCTTTTATCTATTTCTGAAATCACAACATCCTTGTCATGTGTTGTTATTTTTTGGCCTAACTCTTGTGTTTTTAAGGACATCCGAACAAAGCAGACGATTGGTTATGGTATTAAGCGGGGGAAGCTGTATTACTTGGACTTGACTTCAAAAGGCTGCAATTTGTTGTGTCAAGCTTTGAAAGTGGAAAGCTCTAAGCAAAATAAGAATAAGACTGAAGTTTGGCTATGGCATCGACGTTTGGGTCATGCATCCTTTGACTATATCAAAAGATTATTTCCtagtttgtttgaaaatttggaTTCTTCAATTTTTCGTTGCGATGTATGTGAACTTGCAAAAAGTCACCGAACTTCATTTCCTCTTACTTTAAATAAAAGTCCTTTTCCTTTTATGGTTATTCATTCTGATGTGTGGGGGCCATCTAAAATTTCAACATTAGGTGGCTCACGTTGGTTTGTTACCTTTATTGATGATTGTACTAGAGTAACTTGGTTGTGGTTAATGAAATCAAAAAGTGAGGTGAATTTGTTATTTCAGAAGTTCCATAAAATGATTAAAACTCAGTATAATGCTCAAATTCAAGTTCTTAGGAGTGACAATGGAGGAGAGTATAAAAGTTCTGAATTGAAACACTTCTTTGAAGTAGAAGGCATTATTAATCAAACAACTTGTTCCAATACAccccaacaaaatggggttACTGAACGAAAAAATCGTCATTTGTTAGAGGTTGTTCGTGCTATATTAATAGAGGCTCATATGCCATTATCCTATTGGGGGGAAGCTATTGCTTTTGCAGTATATTCAATTAATCGAACACCGTCACGATCTATTGCATATAAAACACCTTTTAAAGCTCTTAGTGATGTTGTTATTGCACCAACAGTTCCAAATTTACCACTTCGTATCTTTGGTTGTGTAGTGTTTGTTCATCTTCATAAACATGAACGTAGTAAATTAGCTCCTCGTGCCTTACGGTGTGTTTTTCTTGGATATGCTATGCATAAAATTTCTTTCAAGTTATATTTGAGCATGacaatgtggaaaatgtattgGAATACAAAGTTTGACACAAAATGGAACACCGTCCTTTTTTTGgacaatttcaaaatattatatatataacttaaacaCAAGATTGTGTCATtgacaaattttattatttcattatcCAATTAACCATTTATGTCACATATGCACAAATTGCCagaagtatatatatttttagattaaatatgtaaatcgtccctgtaagttcgcgtgtttttggtttttatctctgtatctttttttgttctaaaacagaCCATGTAAGTTATAAACCTTATGCCACATGGACATCTGGAATGACACATAAGCCTCACATAAGGTCTGTTTATAACTTACAGAATctgtttttaaacaaaaaaaaagatatagggATGAAAATCAAAAACA is from Medicago truncatula cultivar Jemalong A17 chromosome 1, MtrunA17r5.0-ANR, whole genome shotgun sequence and encodes:
- the LOC120577686 gene encoding uncharacterized protein, encoding MSEKNIEASGIKSIPVVVQSEGVFNAGIVLDESNYDVWSQLMEMHIAEREKLSYIRGKMKKLSETDDGYEKWYAENQKVKRWLLMSMKPEIMKRYLRIPTAHEIWSALSKAFYDGSDELQVFALNQRAFAARQNGRPLSEYYGELVEIFRELDHRDTVIMKDPDDSIAYKKSTDRLRVHIFLAGLDGTFEQVRGEILRRDPIPGLEECHGLIRREAVRHATLKGETKDFESAAMMTRNRQRPSKGTDKSAYKCTHCDQTGHSKDRCYELVGYPEWWDHSRAPKKRGSKNAFAAAAAETNANDDNGKMGLSLVTTTNIDGHPNKADDWLWY
- the LOC11418431 gene encoding LOW QUALITY PROTEIN: peroxidase 12-like (The sequence of the model RefSeq protein was modified relative to this genomic sequence to represent the inferred CDS: inserted 2 bases in 1 codon; deleted 1 base in 1 codon), with the protein product MAYASCRSAFFTFLLILTFLSFSHIKVSEAQAKPPPIVKKGLSWTFYDSKCPKLESIIRXKIFNDDVGQAAGFRRLHFHACFVQGCDGSVLLDGSASEPSEKDAPPNLSLRKEAFKIIEKLRSPNKFDNKYYLDLMNHQGLFTSDQDLYTDKRTKDIVTNFAVNQSLFFEKFVAAMLKMGQLNVLTGTKGEIRANCSVRNKGSKSFLTSAVEGFLEM